The genomic window GGACAGCGCGACGCCTTCCGGCGTACCGGTCATGATCAGGTCGCCCGGGTCGAGCACCATGTACTGGCTCAGGTGGTGGATCACCGTCGCCACGTCGAAGATCTGGTCGGCGGTGTTCGAGTTCTGCCGCGGCTCGCCGTTCACGAAGCTGCGCAGACCGAGCTTCTGGTGCTCCACCTCGTCCGGCGTCACCAGCCACGGCCCGACCGGGCTGAAGCCGGCAGCGATCTTGCCCTTGCTCCACTGGCCACCGGACTGCTCGATCTGGAACGCGCGCTCGGACAGGTCATTGGCCACCACGAACCCGGCCACGTGATCGAGGCTTTCCGCCGGCGAGTCGAGGTACGACGCGCGCTTGCCGATCACCACGCCGAGCTCGACTTCCCAGTCGGTCTTCACGCTGCCGCGCGGGATCGTGACCGGGTCGTTCGGACCGGCCAGCGTGTTCGGGGCCTTGAAGAAGACCACGGGCGTCGACGGTGGCTCGGCGCCGGACTCGGCCGCGTGCGCGGCGTAGTTCATGCCGATGCAGACGATCGCGCCCGGCCGGGCGAGCGGTGGACCGATCCGCAGGCCGTCGGCGTCCTCGACGAGCGGCAGCTCACCCGCGGCGAGCGCGGCCGCCACGCGGGCCGGGCCGTCGGACTCCCAGAACCGGGCGTCGAGGTCGGCGGTGATGCCGGTGAGACTGCGGGCTCCTTCATCGGTCAGGACGACCGGCACCTCCGCGCCGGCGGGACCCAGGCGGGCGAACTTCATCAATGCTCCTAGATCTGATCTTTGGTCGAGGATCTCGCGGAATTCTTCCGAGTCTGACCAGCTTGACAGGCCAAACATATGATGTCTAGCGTCCTGCTGTGATCGACATTCCGCGATTCGGTCTGGGCTGCGCGCCGCTCGGCAACCTGTTCCGGCAGTTCTCCGACACCGAGGCCGACGCGATTCTCGAGGCCGCGTGGGCGGGCGGCGTCAGGTACTTCGACACCGCGCCGCACTACGGCCTTGGGCTCTCGGAGCGGCGGCTGGGCCGTTTCCTCGCGACCAAGCCTCGCGACGAGTACGTCGTCTCGACGAAGGTCGGCCGCTTGATCCGGGAGAACCCGTCGTGGGACGGAGCCGCGATGGACGACGACGGCTTCGTGGTGCCTGCGCGGGTCCGGCGACAGCTCGACTACTCGGCAACCGGTGTCCGCGCGTCGGTCGAGGAATCGCTGCAGCGAACCGGCCTGGATCGGATCGACATCCTGTACGTCCATGACCCGGAGCGGTCGGGAGTGCCCGGCGCGACCGAGTCCGCGATGGCAGCACTCGCGGAGCTCCGCGACGAAGGGGCCGTCTCGGCGATCGGTACCGGTTCGCTGGGCGTCGACGCGCTGCTGGCCAGCGCTCGGACCGGGCTGGCCGACGTACTGATGGTTGCCAACCGCTACACGTTGCTCGACCAGAGCGTCGTACCGGAACTGCTGCAGGCCTGCGACGAGTACGGCGTACGCATCGTCGCCGCGGCCGTCTTCAACAGCGGCCTGCTCGCGTCGTCACCACGCCGCGATGCGAAGTACGACTACGAGACCGTGCCCGAGGACGTCTTCACCCGAGCAGTCGAGATCGACAAGATCTGCGCTGCGCACGGGGTCGCGCTTCCGGCCGCCGCCCTCCAGTACCCGCTGCGCGACCCCCGCGTGATCTCGGTCGTCGCGGGTGCCGCCGATCCCGGCCAGATTCGCGAGAACCTGGCCCACCTCGGGTCGGCTGTCCCACCAGCGCTTTGGGTCGAACTCACCGAGCGCGGCTTGGTCCCGCCGCTGGTTCGCTAGGCGTGCCGGATTGCGGCGTGGGTGATGAACGCGTCGAAGTAGGTGTCGTCGAAGACTCGGGCGACGACGGCCGCGCGGGTGCGTACGCCGAGTTTGGTGCGGATCGACCGGACGTGGTCGTGGACGGTGTGCGGGGAGACGAAGAGTTCGGCGGCGATCTCGGCGTCGGACAGGCCGCGGCACAGCAAGCGGGTCACCTCGATCTCGCGGGCACTGAGGCCGGCGCCGACGACCCGCGGGCCGAGCAGTTCGGCCGGAGTGGCCGACGTCAGGACGACCGCCGTACGGCCTTCGGGAAGCTCCATCCCGTGGGCGCTGAGCCAGCGGCCGTCGGCTGTGCGCAGCACCGTCGAGAAGCGCGGATCGGCAGTGGCCAGCGCTACCAGATGGTCGATGTGGCGGTACTGGTCGAATCGCCTGGTTTCCAGCTCGGTGCGCAACGCCGCGTCGTCGAGAGTGAACTCGACAAGCTTGCCGTCGGCAATGACCAGCATGCCGCGGGCGCCGTGGCCGGCGGTGCCGGTCCGAAGATCGGCCAGCACAGCACGACGCAGTACTGCGCCCGCTGTGTCGGCGACCGCGTCGAGCAGCGTCTCGTCGTCGGCGGTGAACGCGCCGCTGCGCCGCCAGAGCGACACTCCACCCCAGGCGACCGCGCCGTCGGGCAGCACCGCCCGCAGTTCGTCGGTGAAATCGAACGCCTCGACGACCGTGGCCAGCATCTCGGGATTGCTCTCCCGCAGCCGTAACGCCCGCGCGCCGGACCGGGCGGCGGCCATCCGGCGGAAACTGTCGTCCGCGGCGGCATGCTCGATGCCGAAGAACGGGTGGCAACTCTCGGGCGGCAGGTCCGTCACCGCGCCGGTCCAGAACAGCCCGGTCTGGGGATGCATCAACACGAGCGCGCCGGCGGCGGCTCCGGGTACGGCGGCCAGCAACTCGTCGAGCACCCGCTGGGCGGTCCGCGCCGGGTCGGCGCCGGGGAGGATGCCGGAGTCGGTGCCGGAGTCGGTGCGGGTGTCGGTGCCGGAGTCGATCGCCGACATGGCGCGTGCCAGCCGGTCGGCAAGCCCCGTTGCCCGGATCGCGGTCACAGCTCCCAGCGTAGGGCCTGAATCCCCCGATCCGGGGATGGCCGGTACGGCGAACCCGCCGCCACCCTGGACGGTATGACTCAGCTCGGATCACCGGTGCTCGCACCGCAGGAAGCACCCGTCTACAACCATGTCGACATGTTGTGCCGGATCGTGCTCGACGGGCGTGACACCGACGGCGCGTTCGCCCTCGTGGAGGAACGCGCCGCGCTCGGCGCGATGACCCCGCGCCACGTCCACACCCGCGAGGCCGAGACCTTCATCGTCCTCGACGGCGCTCTGGA from Kribbella jejuensis includes these protein-coding regions:
- a CDS encoding fumarylacetoacetate hydrolase family protein encodes the protein MKFARLGPAGAEVPVVLTDEGARSLTGITADLDARFWESDGPARVAAALAAGELPLVEDADGLRIGPPLARPGAIVCIGMNYAAHAAESGAEPPSTPVVFFKAPNTLAGPNDPVTIPRGSVKTDWEVELGVVIGKRASYLDSPAESLDHVAGFVVANDLSERAFQIEQSGGQWSKGKIAAGFSPVGPWLVTPDEVEHQKLGLRSFVNGEPRQNSNTADQIFDVATVIHHLSQYMVLDPGDLIMTGTPEGVALSGRFPYLRPGDVVEVEIDGLGRQRQEYQAYEAGR
- a CDS encoding aldo/keto reductase; the encoded protein is MIDIPRFGLGCAPLGNLFRQFSDTEADAILEAAWAGGVRYFDTAPHYGLGLSERRLGRFLATKPRDEYVVSTKVGRLIRENPSWDGAAMDDDGFVVPARVRRQLDYSATGVRASVEESLQRTGLDRIDILYVHDPERSGVPGATESAMAALAELRDEGAVSAIGTGSLGVDALLASARTGLADVLMVANRYTLLDQSVVPELLQACDEYGVRIVAAAVFNSGLLASSPRRDAKYDYETVPEDVFTRAVEIDKICAAHGVALPAAALQYPLRDPRVISVVAGAADPGQIRENLAHLGSAVPPALWVELTERGLVPPLVR
- a CDS encoding response regulator transcription factor gives rise to the protein MTAIRATGLADRLARAMSAIDSGTDTRTDSGTDSGILPGADPARTAQRVLDELLAAVPGAAAGALVLMHPQTGLFWTGAVTDLPPESCHPFFGIEHAAADDSFRRMAAARSGARALRLRESNPEMLATVVEAFDFTDELRAVLPDGAVAWGGVSLWRRSGAFTADDETLLDAVADTAGAVLRRAVLADLRTGTAGHGARGMLVIADGKLVEFTLDDAALRTELETRRFDQYRHIDHLVALATADPRFSTVLRTADGRWLSAHGMELPEGRTAVVLTSATPAELLGPRVVGAGLSAREIEVTRLLCRGLSDAEIAAELFVSPHTVHDHVRSIRTKLGVRTRAAVVARVFDDTYFDAFITHAAIRHA